The following are from one region of the Andrena cerasifolii isolate SP2316 chromosome 1, iyAndCera1_principal, whole genome shotgun sequence genome:
- the LOC143378049 gene encoding uncharacterized protein LOC143378049: MQPGVTVVLATVWLAVYAAVVGTSTLHPYRLALDQYSPLAPRRHGVHRRVGGRPAWRDQNPAENQPLDLSIYPRRSITTGTESLEQSIDSKYFDRDLLFPRMSNSALDDFSSLAEDKQSRNIVGREFTDEKVDGRNTKGTELPPREQPPSELEDPFVADDTFQDQGPGSVEIYKLDLLREKPLLDPTPVTRLLTKNKSKTPKKTSHVSWKSKTTEYKATSPKMLYKQSNSFDDFSTGVPPNNDPFSVGGVPELQVGCEGLEASNHKQKRSIDSGRKDKKADDTVDFWVDITPVSLEMNYDSAVEDEYEEMDELVKLKKLENTTKNPKRRGDIDATRAGKSWDDKKRAEKLPVRGDLGNSRVSNDSAVPSTMPVSGNRRENGAGIGDLHSDKAKREALEADNPAANQGRKILWLDDAGVDERHVDKKRSKRGTWGFGEDEGVVSSDELQTETQRRRQYDNKRRQDEEMRRQEQERRRQEEALRRGHIENRTNSDIGRIREEYERRLEQAEREEKERRGRLQQESQRTPANRWQQEEEYRRRVQEEEARRSRWQGEERRRQEVQASRGRYESRPGTSSSDDEERKRQRLWEEELKRREEHRLREEERRRVQEEEARRKEQREREEEIKRRQQQELDRRSLEDRRREWMLKRMQDAEEERRRQQSRHEPPANLAYPVRSSPNETRVYRVDEERRMMEQKEREREQKLREYVQRNRPINVNGTADPQREEGNWRMAEEDRRRAEEERKLQEYIRRNQPIHVPKASGSYDRNWLEYRRTADDARLNNRSSYPGPGNGRSNHGPSAPTNIDPQNYVHEARRRDEARRIEEERAREAQRMEALRREEEVRRMQSRRYEEQRRRQEAARLEAEKRAKEVTEEEARRSQAGRTRPRYEERRRFEEHRRRQDTRLIPANLFLNESRRAVDLGRQTQEQERWRVEAERRRQQESRATEAGEQRTRAMKEQWRRQEEARLNALPVSARIIVRHGASSSPSDLVSRAGFDNDIDFTGINPTRGGVQVPNFPVPPTQRPPAQSPSPCVWAVVQCCPRKNIRLVSCFEATGCPGVNWDPNPCRVSIQLAAKEQVRKFYAEAEPDENL, encoded by the exons ATGCAGCCGGGGGTGACAGTGGTTCTGGCCACGGTCTGGCTGGCGGTGTACGCGGCTGTGGTGGGGACGTCCACCCTCCACCCCTACCGCCTTGCTCTCGATCAATACTCCCCTTTGGCCCCGCGACGGCACGGAGTTCATCGAAGAGTCGGAGGCCGGCCGGCCTGGAGGGATCAGAATCCTGCCGAGAATCAGCCGCTCGACCTTTCGATCTACCCTCGAAGGTCGATCACGACGGGCACCG AGTCCTTGGAGCAATCCATCGACAGTAAGTACTTCGACAGAGACTTACTCTTCCCACGGATGAGTAACAGCGCCCTCGATGATTTTTCATCCCTAGCCGAAGATAAGCAGTCCCGTAATATCGTCGGCCGTGAATTCACAGACGAGAAGGTCGATGGCAGAAACACAAAGGGCACGGAATTACCTCCTCGCGAGCAGCCCCCGTCCGAGCTGGAGGATCCTTTTGTGGCCGACGACACCTTCCAAGATCAAGGGCCCGGCTCCGTGGAGATATACAAATTGGACCTGCTCAGAGAGAAGCCTCTGCTGGATCCAACGCCCGTCACGCGATTATTGACAAAGAACAAAAGCAAAACGCCAAAGAAGACCAGCCACGTGAGCTGGAAGTCGAAGACGACGGAGTACAAAGCCACCAGCCCTAAGATGCTCTACAAACAGTCCAACTCGTTCGATGATTTCAGCACTGGCGTGCCTCCTAACAACGATCCCTTTAGCGTAGGTGGCGTGCCAGAGCTGCAGGTGGGCTGCGAGGGCTTAGAGGCCTCTAACCACAAGCAGAAGAGGTCGATAGACTCCGGCAGGAAGGATAAGAAGGCGGATGACACGGTCGACTTCTGGGTGGACATAACGCCGGTATCTCTGGAAATGAACTACGACTCCGCTGtagaggacgagtacgaggagaTGGACGAGCTGGTGAAGCTAAAGAAGCTGGAGAACACCACGAAGAACCCGAAGCGCAGGGGCGACATAGACGCCACCCGCGCTGGCAAGTCCTGGGACGACAAAAAGCGAGCGGAGAAATTGCCCGTCCGTGGGGACCTGGGCAACTCGAGAGTCAGCAATGACTCGGCCGTTCCGTCGACGATGCCCGTTTCTGGTAATCGAAGGGAGAACGGAGCGGGGATAGGCGACCTTCATTCCGATAAAGCGAAGCGAGAAGCTCTGGAGGCTGATAACCCGGCGGCTAATCAAGGTCGCAAGATCTTGTGGCTCGACGATGCCGGCGTTGATGAGCGTCACGTGGATAAAAAACGTTCGAAGCGTGGGACTTGGGGGTTCGGCGAAGACGAGGGGGTAGTGTCGAGCGACGAGCTACAGACGGAGACCCAACGGCGGAGGCAGTATGATAACAAGAGGAGGCAGGACGAGGAGATGAGGAGGCAGGAGCAGGAGAGGAGGAGACAAGAGGAGGCGCTGCGGCGAGGTCACATTGAGAATCGAACTAATTCCGATATAGGGAGGATCAGGGAGGAGTACGAGAGGAGGCTCGAGCAGGCAGAGAGGGAGGAGAAGGAGAGGCGTGGGCGATTGCAGCAAGAATCACAAAGAACCCCAGCAAACAGGTGGCAGCAGGAAGAAGAATACCGGCGACGCGTGCAGGAGGAGGAGGCGAGGAGGTCACGATGGCAGGGCGAGGAGCGTAGGAGGCAGGAGGTGCAGGCTTCTCGCGGGAGGTACGAGTCTCGTCCTGGAACTTCTTCCTCGGACGACGAGGAGAGGAAGAGGCAACGGCTGTGGGAGGAGGAGCTGAAGAGGCGGGAGGAACATCGTCTGAGGGAAGAAGAAAGACGGCGAGTGCAGGAGGAGGAAGCGCGTAGAAAGGAGCAGCGTGAACGGGAGGAAGAGATAAAGAGGAGGCAGCAACAGGAGCTTGACAGAAGGAGCCTGGAAGACAGAAGAAGGGAGTGGATGCTGAAGAGGATGCAAGACGCGGAGGAAGAGAGAAGAAGGCAGCAGAGTAGACACGAACCACCTGCCAATCTGGCGTATCCCGTGCGCTCCAGTCCAAACGAAACGAGAGTGTACAGGGTGGACGAAGAAAGGCGGATGATGGAGCAGAAGGAAAGGGAACGCGAGCAGAAGCTGAGGGAGTACGTGCAACGTAACCGACCCATTAACGTGAACGGCACTGCGGACCCGCAGAGGGAAGAAGGGAACTGGAGGATGGCAGAGGAGGACCGAAGGAGGGCGGAAGAAGAGCGCAAGTTGCAGGAGTATATACGACGGAACCAGCCCATACACGTGCCAAAGGCGAGCGGATCCTACGACAGAAATTGGTTGGAGTACAGGAGAACGGCGGACGATGCCAGATTAAATAATCGGTCGAGTTATCCGGGACCAGGAAACGGAAGAAGTAACCACGGTCCGTCAGCCCCCACGAATATCGACCCGCAGAACTATGTGCACGAGGCCAGAAGAAGGGACGAGGCAAGGAGGATCGAGGAGGAGAGGGCTCGCGAGGCGCAGAGAATGGAAGCCTTGAGGCGGGAAGAAGAGGTCAGACGGATGCAGTCGAGGAGGTACGAGGAGCAACGGAGGAGGCAGGAAGCGGCGAGGCTGGAAGCCGAGAAAAGGGCGAAAGAGGTGACAGAGGAGGAGGCTAGGAGAAGTCAGGCTGGAAGGACGAGGCCGCGCTACGAGGAACGTAGGCGATTCGAGGAGCACAGAAGGAGACAAGACACGAGACTTATTCCAGCCAATTTATTTTTGAACGAGTCCAGGAGAGCCGTGGACCTCGGGAGACAAACGCAGGAGCAGGAGAGATGGAGAGTCGAGGCTGAGAGGCGGAGGCAACAGGAGAGCAG AGCGACGGAGGCCGGGGAGCAGCGTACCAGGGCCATGAAAGAGCAATGGAGGCGACAGGAAGAGGCCAGACTGAACGCGCTGCCTGTGAGCGCGAGAATAATAGTGCGTCACGGagcgtcttcctccccgtccgACCTGGTATCTAGGGCTGGTTTCGACAACGATATCGATTTCACG